Proteins from one Naumovozyma castellii chromosome 3, complete genome genomic window:
- the SPO19 gene encoding Spo19p (ancestral locus Anc_8.634), whose amino-acid sequence MLKQLIIPSTLLASAALAATNKFQVTVSTEDIGGDSIDSLDTKPLTIHFDKNSLTPELMEHLLHASNLVFPDLPEIPEFINLKEYDIVDAKTDENLITEATDTYFEEEEFETDSDGDFDEMYKKHMQQTEKKANDGDKGTDGSMNGFDDEECEEVYGDEDDEDDEDDDDFKLLSNGEKNLQAKQGTNGTMSETTQTFTSTFESTTTLTSAQAATATSMTQNSNGTTATITQEGLASNPNVFSGYISVFTFVSFISFMLL is encoded by the coding sequence ATGTTGAAGCAATTGATTATCCCTTCTACTTTATTAGCCTCAGCTGCACTCGCCGCTACAAACAAGTTTCAAGTTACAGTTAGTACTGAGGATATTGGTGGTGACTCCATTGACTCGTTGGACACTAAGCCTTTAACTATTCATTTTGacaaaaattctttgacACCAGAGTTAATGGAACATCTGCTTCATGCCTCCAACTTGGTTTTCCCTGATCTTCCTGAAATACctgaatttattaatttgaagGAATATGATATTGTGGACGCAAAAACAGATGAAAATCTAATCACTGAAGCAACAGACACCtactttgaagaagaagagttTGAAACTGACAGTGATGGggattttgatgaaatgTATAAGAAACATATGCAACAAACTGAAAAGAAAGCTAACGATGGTGACAAAGGTACAGACGGTTCTATGAATGGTTTTGACGATGAGGAGTGTGAAGAGGTGTatggtgatgaagatgatgaggatgatgaagatgatgatgattttaaaTTGTTAAGCAACggagaaaaaaatttacaaGCCAAACAGGGAACTAATGGCACCATGAGTGAAACAACTCAAACTTTTACGAGCACATTTGAAAGTACTACCACATTAACTTCGGCACAAGCAGCTACAGCTACCTCAATGAcacaaaattcaaatggaaCAACTGCAACTATTACTCAAGAAGGGTTAGCTTCAAACCCAAATGTTTTTTCAGGCTACATTTCAGTCTTTACCtttgtttcatttatttctttcatgCTGCTCTAG
- the STE13 gene encoding Ste13p (ancestral locus Anc_8.638) — MDFVKTHKRKNSHKFLPPPATSGSAMRSDYELNTLDDNTPSIPVNDTSNPQNNQDVDLEDRPLFTNFEDNLDVDEEADSDFIGTSPSPPIDPYSNWYSWYSHRKYAHNKNKIICIGTVFIVLIILFFTIPLITASNYAHPGDGKSGELKKAFTIENVFKGDFVVDQKKFHFIEPTTRLENHDSDPGLYYTVKDVENSPSHFVARQLFDKDYEVDLGETKFVYQDKEYIVMDVKFNYRLDRAILATNIVSEFRHSSKGFYWIKNLETNEIVPLNPGNEEELVTLSYAHFSPSNNFVYFVHANDLFYKHLYSDAQPVQITNDGSSNILNAKPDWVYEEEVLASEKAIWWSPDDSKFIFAKFDITAVPDYETPLYTTNHQFPIKEFIKYPKPGTPNPKVKLFMFKVTEGVLYQVNTGNKDEDFILYGADWIGPDDFLFKEADRTSKLMHVKLYETFKQKMTLVRQIDSKKYMGWIEKVPKMLVIPPNEVVGRKNYGYVDICTDSGGFNHLFYFETPSTSDGKQLTRGAWEVSDNGLVGFEYETDTIFLQANEVGPMAQHLYAVKLNAKDIDELTSLQNPNDATDYDEFTLSSSCRYALHKKLGPGSHQFKVGPLYDVLDITNEQDGILDLTQDLILKETLDIYDLPITSYKSIKLDDGVVINYVEIKPKRMNRSKKYPLLVNVYGGPGSQTFTTKSSVLLEQSVSSGLDAIVLQIEPRGTGGKGWGFKSWAKRRLGYWEPRDVTEVTKKFIEMNKDHIDTERVAIWGWSYGGFTTLKTVEYDIGETFKYAMAVAPVTNWTFYDSIYTERYMDKITENADGYSNISVVKDIDAFGKLSRFLIMHGTADDNVHIQNTYELLDKLNLKNIRNYDMHIFPDSEHSIMFHNAQKIVYQKLYFWLEDAFSGKLDTIHS; from the coding sequence ATGGATTTCGTCAAAACACATAAGAGAAAGAATAGTCATAAATTTCTACCGCCGCCAGCCACTTCAGGTTCAGCAATGAGATCTGACTACGAATTAAACACATTGGACGATAATACACCCAGTATACCCGTGAACGATACTTCTAATCCTCAAAATAACCAAGATGTAGATTTGGAAGACCGACCCTTATTTACCAATTTTGAGGATAATTTGGATGTTGACGAAGAAGCAGATAGTGATTTCATTGGAACTTCACCATCACCGCCTATAGACCCATACAGTAATTGGTATAGTTGGTACTCACATAGAAAATATGCAcataataaaaacaaaataatatgCATAGGAACAGTATTCATTGTGctaattatattattttttacGATACCGCTAATTACTGCATCTAATTATGCACACCCTGGAGATGGGAAAAGTGGCGAATTGAAAAAGGCATTTACCATTGAAAATGTGTTTAAAGGTGACTTCGTGGTGGACCAGaagaaattccatttcattGAACCTACAACGAGACTGGAAAATCATGATTCGGACCCTGGGTTGTATTACACTGTCAAAGATGTTGAAAACTCGCCATCACATTTCGTTGCGAGACAATTGTTCGACAAAGATTATGAAGTTGATTTAGGTGAAACTAAATTCGTTTACCAAGATAAAGAATACATTGTAATGGAtgttaaattcaattataGGTTAGATCGTGCAATCTTAGCAACCAATATTGTTTCTGAATTTAGGCATTCTTCAAAGGGGTTTTATTGGATTAAAAACCTCGAGACAAACGAGATTGTTCCCTTGAATCCTGGAAACGAGGAAGAATTAGTGACCTTATCATACGCACATTTTTCACCAAgcaataattttgtttattttgttcatgCCAATGACTTGTTTTACAAACATCTTTATTCTGATGCTCAGCCGGTGCAAATAACGAACGATGGATCTTCTAATATTCTTAATGCTAAACCAGATTGGGTCTATGAAGAGGAAGTATTAGCTTCAGAAAAGGCTATATGGTGGTCCCCCGATGATTCTAAGTTTATATTCGCCAAATTTGATATAACAGCTGTGCCAGATTATGAAACCCCCCTATACACGACAAACCATCAATTTccaattaaagaattcatAAAATATCCCAAACCAGGAACTCCGAATCCAAAAgtgaaattatttatgTTTAAAGTGACCGAAGGTGTATTGTATCAAGTAAATACAGGTAATAAGGATGAAGATTTCATATTGTATGGAGCAGATTGGATAGGTCCAGATGATTTCTTATTCAAGGAAGCTGATAGGACTTCCAAATTGATGCACGttaaattatatgaaaCGTTTAAGCAAAAGATGACATTAGTTCGTCAAATCGACTCGAAGAAGTATATGGGTTGGATCGAGAAAGTCCCTAAGATGTTGGTTATTCCACCTAACGAAGTAGTTGGAAGGAAGAACTATGGATACGTTGATATATGTACTGATTCAGGCGGCTTCAATCATCTATTTTACTTCGAAACACCGTCAACTAGTGATGGTAAACAATTAACCAGAGGTGCTTGGGAAGTTTCTGACAATGGACTTGTTGGCTTCGAATATGAAACTGACACAATTTTCCTCCAAGCCAATGAAGTTGGCCCAATGGCTCAACATCTTTATGCAGTGAAATTAAACGCgaaagatattgatgaattaacATCTTTACAGAATCCTAATGATGCAACTGATTATGATGAATTCACATTAAGTTCCAGTTGTAGATATGCCCTTCACAAAAAACTAGGACCAGGCTCACATCAGTTTAAAGTAGGCCCTCTTTATGATGTTCTTGATATAACGAATGAGCAAGATGGCATTCTCGATTTAACGCAGGATCtcatattgaaagaaactCTTGACATTTATGACCTACCAATCACTAGTTATAAGAGCATCAAGTTGGATGATGGAGTTGTTATTAATTATGTTGAGATTAAACCAAAAAGAATGAACCgttcaaagaaatatccTCTGTTGGTGAATGTTTATGGAGGTCCAGGGTCTCAAACATTTACTACAAAATCATCAGTACTCCTAGAGCAATCAGTATCATCTGGCTTAGATGCTATCGTCTTACAAATAGAACCAAGAGGTACAGGAGGTAAAGGATGGGGTTTTAAATCATGGGCAAAAAGAAGATTAGGATATTGGGAACCTCGTGATGTGACAGAAGTCACTAAGAAATTTATCGAAATGAATAAAGATCACATAGATACAGAAAGAGTTGCCATATGGGGTTGGTCATACGGAGGTTTCACCACTTTGAAAACTGTAGAATATGATATTGGGGAAACATTTAAATATGCAATGGCTGTAGCACCAGTAACTAACTGGACATTCTATGATTCCATTTATACAGAAAGATACATGGACAAAATTACAGAGAATGCCGATGGCTATTCCAATATATCTGTGGTAAAGGATATTGATGCATTTGGGAAATTGAGTAGATTTCTCATAATGCATGGTACTGCAGATGATAATGTGCATATACAAAACACTTACGAACTACTTGATAAGTTAAATCTTAAAAATATAAGGAACTATGATATGCACATATTCCCTGATTCAGAACACTCAATCATGTTCCATAATGCACAGAAAATTGTTTACCAAAAACTTTATTTCTGGCTGGAGGATGCGTTTTCTGGTAAATTAGATACTATTCATTCATAA
- the RPL5 gene encoding 60S ribosomal protein uL18 (ancestral locus Anc_8.639), whose product MTFNINQKNSAYHSRFQTPFRRRREGKTDYYQRKRLVAQHKAKYNSPKYRLVVRFTNKDIICQIVSSTITGDIVLAAAYSHELPRYGITHGLTNWSAAYATGLLIARRALQKLGLDETYKGVEEVEGEYELTEAVEDGPRPFKVFLDIGLQRTTTGARVFGALKGASDGGLYIPHSENRFPGWDFEAEELDPDLLRTYIFGGHVSQYMEELADDDEERFSELFKGYLADDIDADSLEDIYTEAHAAIRADPAFKATEKKFTKEQYAAESKKFRQIKLTREERKARVEAKIAALAGAQ is encoded by the coding sequence ATGACTTTCAACATCAACCAAAAGAACTCTGCCTACCACTCTCGTTTCCAAACTCCtttcagaagaagaagagaaggTAAGACCGATTACTACCAAAGAAAGAGATTGGTCGCTCAACACAAGGCTAAGTACAACTCTCCAAAGTACAGATTAGTCGTTAGATTCACCAACAAGGACATCATCTGTCAAATCGTTTCCTCCACCATCACCGGTGACATCGTTTTGGCCGCTGCTTACTCCCACGAATTACCAAGATACGGTATTACCCATGGTTTGACTAACTGGTCTGCTGCTTACGCTACCGGTTTGTTGATTGCCAGAAGAGCTTTGCAAAAGCTTGGTTTGGATGAAACTTACAAGGGTGTCGAAGAAGTTGAAGGTGAATACGAATTGACCGAAGCTGTCGAAGATGGTCCACGTCCATTCAAGGTCTTCTTGGATATCGGTTTACAAAGAACCACCACTGGTGCTAGAGTTTTCGGTGCCTTGAAGGGTGCTTCTGACGGTGGTTTGTACATTCCTCACTCCGAAAACAGATTCCCAGGTTGGGATTTCGAAGCCGAAGAATTGGACCCAGATTTATTGAGAACCTACATCTTCGGTGGTCACGTCTCCCAATACATGGAAGAATTAGctgacgatgatgaagaaagattCTCTGAATTGTTCAAGGGTTACTTGGCTGACGACATTGATGCTGACTCTTTGGAAGACATCTACACTGAAGCTCATGCTGCTATCAGAGCTGACCCAGCTTTCAAGGCTACTGAAAAGAAGTTCACCAAGGAACAATACGCTGCTGAATCCAAGAAGTTCAGACAAATTAAGTTGACcagagaagaaagaaaggcTCGTGTCGAAGCCAAGATCGCTGCTTTGGCTGGTGCCCAATAG
- the COX11 gene encoding Cox11p (ancestral locus Anc_8.641), with translation MSSMLSKTNILSRASLRFLVPRSVVRQGITRSLPSQTTYIYRSYTQQQAPPRMNSQEKIPKFDISKLSKAEIQRLRDFKHQEDTKMKNRTIALYFSSMAVLFLGLSYAAVPIYRALCARTGFGGIPITDRRKFTDDKLIPVDTEKRIKISFTSEVSQILPWKFVPQQREVYVLPGETALAFYKAKNHSDKDIIGMATYSISPGEAAQYFNKIQCFCFEEQKLAAGEEIDMPVFFFIDPDFASDPAMRNIDDIILHYTFFKAHYGDGSAVSDAAATVAPGSVLVKNPDDDDE, from the coding sequence ATGTCGTCCATGCTCTCGAAGACGAATATACTCAGCAGGGCATCCTTGCGGTTTCTTGTACCGAGAAGTGTTGTTAGACAAGGAATTACTCGCTCGCTACCCTCACAAACTACTTACATTTACAGGTCGTATACCCAACAACAGGCCCCACCTCGCATGAATAGCCAAGAGAAGATACCTAAATTTGATATAAGTAAGCTATCCAAAGCTGAGATTCAAAGATTGAGAGATTTTAAACATCAAGAGGACACTaagatgaaaaatagaACAATAGCGTTGTATTTTAGTAGTATGGCCGTTTTATTCCTGGGATTATCATATGCTGCCGTCCCCATATACAGAGCCCTATGTGCCCGTACTGGGTTTGGTGGGATACCCATTACAGATCGTCGTAAGTTCACTGATGATAAATTGATCCCTGTGGACACGGAGAAGagaattaaaatttcatttacAAGTGAAGTGTCACAGATCTTACCCTGGAAATTCGTCCCACAACAGAGAGAGGTCTACGTGCTGCCCGGTGAGACCGCATTGGCGTTCTACAAGGCAAAGAATCATAGTGACAAAGACATTATCGGGATGGCTACGTACAGTATTTCGCCGGGGGAAGCCGCTCAGTATTTCAATAAGATCCAATGTTTCTGTTTCGAAGAGCAAAAATTGGCTGCCGGAGAGGAAATTGACATGCCAgtgttcttcttcatcgatCCGGACTTCGCCAGCGATCCGGCAATGAGGAACATCGACGACATCATTCTTCATTACACGTTCTTCAAAGCCCATTACGGGGACGGCTCAGCAGTGAGTGATGCTGCAGCCACTGTGGCACCTGGATCTGTGCTAGTGAAGAACCCagacgatgacgatgaatAG
- the RDS2 gene encoding gluconeogenesis transcription factor RDS2 (ancestral locus Anc_8.642), with protein MNGDNSNNDHGGNKKRKKTKSCLFCRRSHVNCDGKRPCSRCLKRGISNLCTSGATAEMGLNMSPPQDSIRTGAPGSSMYETPPIPNSINTYNKMVSSATGTTPATNPNLYLPQQPSFISENAGSEFNSLNEFLNMLEDPSLLENTPGITQFPQVQQQQQQQQQQPTPQSNLPPAPLPPLSTRSSTSSEPQPTLKEQFFLTAADPSTEMTPEDRLKLVINAKLEAGLLKPYNYAKGYARLQKYMDENMEQSSKQRILKPLSTIRPAFRTIARSLKDVDLILVEENFERLLLSYDRVFTSMSMPACLWRRTGEIYRANKEFATLVDCTVDELRDGKLAIYELMSEESAVNFWEKYGSIAFDKGQKTVLTSCNLQTRDGSRKKNCCFSFTIRRDRYNIPICIVGNFIPIV; from the coding sequence ATGAATGGAGACAATAGTAATAACGACCATGGCGGTAACAAGAAACGCAAAAAGACCAAATCGTGTCTGTTTTGCAGGAGGTCGCATGTGAATTGTGATGGGAAGCGACCATGTTCACGATGTTTAAAGAGGGGCATATCGAACCTTTGCACTTCGGGGGCAACTGCTGAAATGGGCCTTAATATGTCACCGCCTCAAGACAGTATCAGGACGGGTGCTCCGGGCTCTTCCATGTATGAGACACCACCAATTCCAAACTCGATAAATACTTATAATAAGATGGTATCCAGTGCCACAGGAACCACACCGGCAACGAATCCCAACTTGTACTTACCTCAACAACCCAGTTTTATCTCAGAGAATGCCGGTTCCGAATTCAATTCACTTAATGAGTTCTTGAACATGCTGGAGGATCCATCATTGCTGGAGAATACGCCTGGGATCACCCAATTTCCGCAAGtacaacagcagcagcaacagcagcagcaacaaccGACACCACAGTCCAACCTTCCACCGGCACCACTGCCGCCACTTTCAACAAGATCGTCGACATCCTCAGAACCACAACCCACATTAAAAGAACAATTCTTCCTTACGGCGGCTGATCCATCCACGGAGATGACCCCGGAGGATCGTTTGAAGCTCGTGATCAATGCCAAATTGGAAGCAGGTTTATTGAAGCCATACAACTATGCCAAGGGGTATGCTCGCTTGCAGAAATACATGGATGAGAACATGGAGCAGAGTTCCAAGCAACGGATTTTGAAACCGTTATCCACTATCCGTCCTGCCTTTAGAACGATTGCTCGATCTTTGAAAGATGTAGATTTGATCCTTGTGGAGGAGAATTTCGAACGACTGTTGTTGTCGTATGATAGGGTGTTTACTTCGATGAGTATGCCTGCTTGCCTTTGGCGACGTACAGGGGAGATATATAGAGCTAATAAGGAGTTTGCTACGTTGGTGGATTGTACTGTGGATGAGTTACGTGATGGGAAGCTGGCGATTTATGAGCTGATGAGTGAGGAGAGTGCAGTTAATTTTTGGGAGAAGTATGGGTCTATTGCATTCGATAAGGGTCAAAAGACAGTTTTGACTAGTTGTAATTTACAGACTAGAGACGGTAGTcggaagaagaattgttgTTTCAGTTTTACGATAAGAAGGGATCGATATAATATCCCGATATGTATTGTAGGTAATTTCATACCAATAGtttaa
- the ISU1 gene encoding iron-binding protein ISU1 (ancestral locus Anc_8.647), translated as MLSRLALRARTTTTTQTPTGLISPMIQRRLYHPKVIDHYTHPRNVGSLDKKALNVGTGLVGAPACGDVMRLQIQVNDDTGIIENVKFKTFGCGSAIASSSYMTEMVKGMSVNDAFLIKNTQIAKELSLPPVKLHCSMLAEDAIKAAINDYKSKRTTKTVLT; from the coding sequence ATGCTATCAAGACTAGCACTTCGTGCAAGAACAACCACTACGACACAAACTCCAACGGGTCTGATCTCCCCCATGATTCAACGCAGACTTTACCATCCCAAGGTTATTGATCACTACACACATCCAAGGAACGTTGGTTCGCTGGATAAGAAGGCTCTCAACGTGGGCACGGGACTTGTAGGTGCACCTGCATGCGGGGACGTTATGAGATTGCAAATACAAGTTAATGACGATACGGGTATCATTGAAAACGTGAAATTTAAGACCTTTGGCTGTGGCTCCGCTATTGCTTCATCATCGTACATGACCGAGATGGTGAAGGGTATGTCTGTCAATGACGCCTTTTTGATCAAGAATACACAGATTGCAAAGGAGTTATCGTTGCCTCCAGTGAAGTTGCATTGCTCGATGTTAGCAGAGGACGCCATTAAAGCAGCCATTAACGATTACAAGTCCAAGAGGACAACAAAGACCGTACTAACTTAG
- the GIP3 gene encoding protein phosphatase regulator GIP3 (ancestral locus Anc_8.648), with product MNPTPSDFDVPLEWLYKGGKSKRRTKSRTKSSTGKLTSTVIQNPAETTTSTSRRTRSSSISNAALSSNHLPLINTSSSSAIEDDEEGEQMAVLTPITSTTNSTNNSPVIMKKSRNRSTSITNAVVSNKAPVVVPTKSTTSSSTSNSVKRSSSLNEKPKKSLLGSLFGRKLSSSSKTKPTIIPPKLKPIKTTSTVASKLISETLKEPNSPDVNMNSQSTIISTPLGDSTASSPQVFQSSSSSSTSSNEKLLHSEEKLAIQKLSSIKLKRVTFAVDKFEADPAQQLPSRTPKQGNVLVPDDMISEVPSISMGISANTPQSTKTPSFSKNSKEYRLALENQRFAIKEAEKHQKEAHFAAKRIADEVANFKATSSEQKSSIPVTLLPSTTAADSELNEKINNIDKPIHVHEHHFEQEISTGEVTLDIVYTRCCHLREILPIPSTLRQVKGKTAPLQTLKFLNPKPTLIDILSFCDFISIVPINTIIFDNVSLTSEMFKIIISSVVKSTVLEKLGLRNVIIDKENWKLLCKFMLNNKSIVKLDISQTKIRTESNDLENIYRHNMDWELFANVLQYRLGKPLEEILLNGIKFNNIPVHIFKDLLHSISSQRNATSVGIRVGLATSDISLDCLKAVMNWISANNVQGVDLSFNDLAAFVKPLVGKLSSLTFPNLEYFTLNNTNISSSYDVALILKYLCKLPNLKFLDLSNLPQIYPDVLPYMYKYLPRFPQLKRIHFDNNNLSFKELTVVCNILLKCHSLAHVSMLSQLQSPTAAASDSSTNVVGPESQSQFARNNLWATLYALAKDSPNLVGLDIDYDRIPEEIQQRIALCLMRNMNRAMDSTFQLDELASQDDLLFDGTLITETAEDVLTKLNKLNENTSASTDKKDVTKRYLLKKYLEKLHRVHFNTQHKIDCMFEKRNSGELTLQEKENLLRLLLLEKNLSNLMEILGALPQVSSVLGSNKEDSMQPVYQQSQEGSTVTSGTSSESVSSVVLKHVESVEPIVVPPETRPHLMATDSGRTVDVLTGKPVLFRRGSSSTSVVGKKQIEEEGELHKWGYFVQQQCSIYPENEVTKSKETVNPPTPTTPTTASTSTTSTATHTPTPTTSKTPIIIVPKIPSGTELRKAIIKAKGIDSIDDLIQNVNQDEDELINIYGKSVQPKLNHPTGKLVEDDISSITRITPKTNTPAANGNTAPHITLGAKNVSVTTQEIDTSEDNCEKNCEQITEAYDKLLNNLSIKRPGKA from the coding sequence ATGAACCCAACACCTTCAGATTTCGATGTCCCGTTAGAATGGCTTTACAAGGGTGGTAAGAGCAAGAGAAGAACGAAATCAAGGACGAAATCGTCCACGGGGAAACTTACGTCCACTGTCATACAGAATCCCGCGGAAACAACAACGTCAACGTCAAGAAGAACTAGatcttcttccatttctaaTGCTGCACTATCTTCCAATCATTTACCTCTCATTAACACGTCCTCTTCAAGTGCTAtagaggatgatgaagaaggtgaacAGATGGCCGTGTTGACCCCGATTACTAGCACGACAAATTCAACTAATAATAGTCCCGTCATCATGAAGAAGAGTAGGAATAGATCCACGTCTATAACAAACGCAGTCGTGTCCAATAAGGCCCCTGTCGTGGTGCCAACAAAGTCAACGACATCGTCATCGACATCGAACTCTGTCAAGAGATCAAGttcattgaatgaaaaaccaaagaaatcattattGGGTTCGCTGTTTGGTAGGAAATTGTCCAGTTCATCAAAGACAAAACCAACAATTATCCCaccaaaattgaaaccaaTAAAGACAACTTCAACAGTGGCATCCAAACTAATATCTGAAACGTTGAAAGAACCAAACTCTCCAGATGTGAACATGAATTCTCAATCAACTATAATTTCCACTCCATTGGGCGACTCAACGGCTTCTTCACCACAAGTATTCcaatcatcatcatcctcttcCACATCGTCTAATGAGAAATTACTTCATTCAGAGGAGAAACTGGCTATACAAAAATTATCCTCCATAAAATTAAAGAGGGTCACTTTTGCTGTGGATAAATTTGAAGCTGATCCTGCCCAACAGTTACCATCAAGGACACCAAAACAGGGGAATGTGTTGGTTCCTGATGATATGATTAGTGAAGTACCATCCATATCGATGGGTATTTCTGCAAATACTCCACAATCAACCAAGACACCATCATTTTCTAAAAATTCAAAGGAATATAGACTCGCATTGGAAAATCAACGATTCGCCATCAAAGAGGCAGAAAAGCATCAAAAGGAGGCTCATTTTGCCGCAAAGAGAATCGCTGATGAAGTGGCCAATTTTAAAGCTACTTCTTCAGAAcaaaaatcatcaattccCGTGACGCTACTGCCTTCAACCACTGCAGCTGATTCAGAActaaatgaaaaaattaataatatagaTAAACCTATACATGTACATGAACATCATTTCGAACAAGAAATATCTACGGGTGAAGTTACTTTGGATATTGTCTACACGAGATGTTGTCATTTGAGAGAAATATTACCCATCCCATCCACTTTGAGACAAGTGAAGGGTAAAACGGCACCTTTAcaaactttgaaatttttgaatcCTAAACCAACATTGATTGATATCTTATCATTTTGTGACTTCATTTCTATCGTACCAATAAATACTATCATCTTCGATAATGTCTCCCTAACATCGGAAATGTTTAAGATTATTATAAGCTCAGTTGTTAAATCTACcgttttggaaaaattggGGCTAAGGAATGTTATCATTGACAAggaaaattggaaattattatgTAAATTCatgttgaataataaatcaattgttAAATTGGACATTTCACAAACAAAAATCAGGACAGAGTCcaatgatttggaaaatatttatcgTCATAACATGGATTGGGAATTATTTGCTAACGTATTACAATATAGACTGGGGAAACCtttggaagaaatattaCTTAATGgtattaaattcaataacaTCCCCGTGCAcatcttcaaagatttaCTCCATTCCATTTCAAGTCAAAGAAATGCCACATCCGTGGGAATACGGGTAGGATTAGCCACTtctgatatttcattagaTTGCCTAAAGGCAGTCATGAATTGGATTTCCGCAAACAATGTACAAGGTGTCGATTTGtcatttaatgatttgGCTGCCTTTGTGAAACCATTAGTTGGTAAACTGTCTTCCTTAACTTTCCCCAATCTGGAATATTTCACATTAAACaatacaaatatttcaagttCCTATGATGTCGCCCTCATACTAAAATACCTTTGCAAGTTACCCAATTTGAAGTTTTTAGATTTGTCCAATCTGCCACAAATATATCCCGATGTATTACCATACATGTATAAATATCTTCCAAGATTCCctcaattgaaaagaattcatttcgataataataacttATCATTCAAGGAGTTAACAGTGGTCTGTAACATTCTCTTGAAATGTCATTCTCTAGCGCATGTTTCCATGCTCTCACAATTACAATCTCCTACTGCCGCTGCTAGTGACTCCTCCACAAATGTGGTAGGTCCAGAATCACAAAGTCAATTTGCAAGGAATAATCTTTGGGCAACATTATATGCACTTGCCAAGGATTCACCAAATTTGGTTGGTTTAGATATAGATTATGATCGAATCCCAGAGgaaattcaacaaagaattgCATTATGTTTGATGCGTAATATGAATAGAGCCATGGATTCCACTTTCcaattggatgaattagCATCACAGGATGATCTATTATTTGATGGAACTCTAATTACTGAAACTGCAGAAGATGTTTTGaccaaattgaataaattgaatgaaaatacCAGTGCTTCCACTGATAAGAAGGATGTTACAAAGAGATACCTGTTGAAGAagtatttggaaaaattacatAGAGTTCATTTCAATACTCAACATAAGATTGATTGTAtgtttgaaaagagaaactCTGGGGAATTGACTCTTCAGGAGAAGGAAAACCTACTACGACTATTATTACTAGAGAAGAACCTTTCTAATTTAATGGAAATCTTAGGAGCTTTACCTCAAGTATCTAGCGTACTAGGCTCCAACAAAGAGGACAGTATGCAACCAGTTTATCAACAGTCACAAGAAGGTTCAACTGTTACATCAGGAACAAGTAGCGAATCTGTTTCATCAGTGGTATTGAAACATGTAGAATCCGTGGAACCAATAGTGGTGCCACCGGAGACAAGACCTCATTTAATGGCAACGGATTCTGGTAGAACAGTTGATGTTCTTACAGGTAAACCTGTTTTATTTAGAAGAGGATCATCAAGTACTAGTGTCGTCGGGAAGAAACAAATAGAGGAAGAAGGTGAGTTACATAAATGGGGGTATTTCGTTCAACAGCAGTGTTCTATTTATCCTGAAAATGAAGTAACCAAATCAAAGGAGACGGTCAACCCTCCCACACCGACGACACCAACCACCGCTTCTACTAGCACCACTTCCACAGCAACTCATACACCTACTCCCACTACATCTAAGACtccaattattattgtgCCGAAGATTCCATCAGGCACAGAGTTAAGAAAGGCCATTATAAAGGCAAAGGGTATCGACTCTATAGATGACTTAATCCAAAATGTTAAtcaagatgaagatgaattgattaatattTATGGGAAGTCAGTTCAACCGAAATTAAACCATCCAACGGGGAAATtagttgaagatgatatcTCTAGCATCACGCGTATCACACCAAAGACAAACACGCCAGCTGCGAATGGTAATACAGCACCGCATATCACTCTGGGAGCAAAAAATGTGTCTGTGACAACGCAGGAAATTGATACCAGCGAAGATAACTGTGAGAAGAATTGCGAACAGATTACTGAAGCATACGACaagttattaaataatttgtcCATTAAACGTCCAGGTAAGGCGTAA